A region from the uncultured Draconibacterium sp. genome encodes:
- a CDS encoding superoxide dismutase, with protein sequence MAFELPKLGYDYKALEPHIDARTMEIHHTKHHAGYTTNLNGAVEGTDLAGKSIEEILSGVSGQSVAVRNNGGGFFNHNLYWEVIAPGGAPAPEGVLLDAVNDSFGSIENFQEAFTKAALTRFGSGWAWLVLQNNKLVVSSTPNQDNPLMDVAEVQGTPILGIDVWEHAYYLNYQNRRPDYVKAFWNLINWDEVARRFKG encoded by the coding sequence ATGGCATTTGAATTACCAAAATTAGGATACGATTACAAGGCACTCGAGCCACATATTGATGCAAGAACGATGGAAATCCATCATACAAAGCACCATGCAGGTTACACAACCAACCTTAACGGTGCGGTAGAAGGAACAGATCTTGCGGGAAAATCGATAGAAGAAATTTTAAGCGGTGTGTCTGGTCAATCGGTAGCAGTACGTAACAATGGTGGTGGTTTTTTCAATCACAATTTGTACTGGGAAGTAATTGCACCGGGTGGTGCACCGGCTCCGGAAGGAGTTTTATTAGACGCAGTAAATGATTCATTTGGAAGCATAGAAAATTTTCAGGAAGCCTTCACCAAGGCAGCTTTGACTCGCTTTGGGTCGGGTTGGGCATGGTTGGTTCTTCAAAACAATAAGCTGGTGGTTTCGTCTACGCCCAATCAGGATAATCCGCTGATGGATGTGGCCGAAGTTCAGGGAACTCCGATTTTGGGGATTGATGTATGGGAACATGCGTATTATCTGAACTACCAAAACAGACGTCCGGATTATGTGAAAGCATTCTGGAATCTTATCAACTGGGATGAAGTTGCCAGACGGTTTAAAGGTTAG